A part of Aegilops tauschii subsp. strangulata cultivar AL8/78 chromosome 2, Aet v6.0, whole genome shotgun sequence genomic DNA contains:
- the LOC109768459 gene encoding uncharacterized protein: protein MSRISLLLLLHLLILILPPATSVTPPSPTAVLLSFLASLPEASQRILLPSWQSSTNTSANGSSATTQHCAFRGVTCTAAGAVTALNLSGLGLAGALAASAPRLCALPTALSSLDLSGNVFAGPVPAALAACSGVATVLLARNRLTGPVPAELLSSRQLRKLDLGGNALTGEIPTVPATGASVLEHLDLSNNSLSGAIPPELLAALPGIRVLNLSTNALSGPLPEFPAHCRLTYLAVDGNGGITGELPRSLANCGNLTDMILSYNKIGGTVPDFFASLPRLQQLFLDDNSFVGELPASIGELADLESLAVSKNGMTGPVPETIGRCKSLTMLYLNGNRFNGSIPRFVGNLSRLQRFSMADNGIAGTIPREIGKCRELVELQLQNNSLSGTIPPEFGELGRLRKLALFKNTLHGTVPPALWQMPGMEELQLYNNSLSGEVPARITQSRKLRELILAFNNFTGEVPGALGLDTTHGLVRVDLTGNRFHGAIPPGLCTGGRLAVLVVGHNQFSGGIPGEIAECQSLWRVRLNDNRFSGSLLLPEDMGTNTGWSFVDLSGNRFDGRIPSVLGSWRNLTMLDLSGNSFSGPIPHELGALSMIGTLRLSSNRLTGPIPRQFKNCKRLFRLDLGGNLLNGSIPAEVATLDSLQYLLLNGNKLTGTIPDSFTATQGLLELDLGGNSLEGAIPPSLGNLQYISRNLNLSNNRLSGQIPSSLGNLRSLEVLDLSANSLSGPIPSQLSNMISLSAVNVSFNELSGQLPAGNWAKLAEESPDAFRGNAHLCIHPGNAPCSRDQSRKTRRRNTQVIVALLLSTFTVMVAALCAIHYIVKRSKHLSAKNGSVRNLDSTEELPEDLTYEDILRATDNLSEKYVIGKGRHGTVYKTQFAVGKQWAVKTVDLSRCGFPIEMKILNTVRHRNIVRMAGYCIRRNVGMILYEYMPEGTLFELLHERTPQVALDWTARHLIALGAAEGLSYLHHDCVPMIVHRDVKSSNILMDAELVPKITDFGMGKIVGDEDADATVSVVVGTLGYIAPEQGYSTRLTEKSDVYSYGVVLLELLTRKMPVDPAFGDGVDIVTWMRSNLTSTQADHGSVMSCLEEEITYWPEHEQAKALDLLDLAVSCTQTACQSRPSMREVVNILMRIDESIIISELHK from the exons ATGTCGCGCATCTCCTTGCTCCTGCTCCTGcacctcctcatcctcatctTACCACCCGCCACCTCCgtcacgccgccgtcgccgacggcCGTCCTCCTCTCCTTCCTCGCCTCCCTGCCCGAGGCCTCCCAGCGGATCCTCCTGCCGTCGTGGCAGAGCAGCACCAATACCAGCGCCAACGGCAGCTCGGCCACCACCCAGCACTGCGCGTTCCGTGGCGTCACGTGCACCGCCGCGGGCGCGGTCACCGCGCTGAACCTCTCCGGGCTGGGCCTGGCGGGCGCGCTCGCGGCGTCAGCGCCGCGCCTCTGCGCGCTCCCGACGGCCCTCTCCTCGCTCGACCTCAGCGGGAACGTCTTCGCCGGACCCGTCCCGGCCGCGCTCGCCGCGTGCTCCGGCGTCGCCACCGTCCTCCTGGCCCGCAACCGCCTCACGGGACCCGTGCCCGCGGAGCTGCTCTCCTCGCGCCAGCTCCGGAAGCTGGACCTCGGCGGCAACGCGCTCACCGGAGAGATCCCGACTGTGCCTGCCACCGGTGCGTCCGTCCTCGAGCACCTGGACCTCAGCAACAACTCCCTCTCGGGCGCCATCCCGCCGGAGCTGCTGGCCGCGCTCCCGGGCATCAGGGTGCTGAACCTCAGCACCAACGCGCTCTCGGGACCGTTGCCCGAGTTCCCGGCCCACTGCCGGCTCACCTACCTCGCCGTCGACGGCAACGGCGGCATCACCGGGGAGCTCCCCCGGAGCCTCGCCAACTGCGGCAACCTCACCGACATGATCCTATCCTACAACAAGATCGGCGGCACGGTGCCGGATTTCTTCGCGTCCCTGCCAAGGCTGCAGCAGCTGTTCCTCGACGACAACAGCTTCGTCGGGGAGCTGCCGGCGAGCATCGGCGAGCTCGCCGACCTGGAGAGCCTGGCAGTGTCGAAAAACGGCATGACCGGACCTGTTCCGGAGACCATCGGGAGATGCAAGTCCTTGACGATGCTCTATCTGAACGGCAACCGGTTCAACGGCTCGATCCCGCGGTTCGTCGGGAACCTGAGCAGGCTCCAGAGGTTCTCCATGGCGGACAACGGCATCGCCGGAACGATCCCACGAGAAATCGGGAAATGCCGGGAGCTGGTGGAGCTCCAGCTGCAGAACAACAGCCTCTCCGGGACGATCCCGCCGGAGTTCGGCGAGCTCGGCCGCCTGCGGAAGCTGGCCCTGTTCAAGAACACGCTCCACGGGACGGTACCTCCGGCGTTGTGGCAAATGCCGGGCATGGAGGAGCTGCAGCTCTACAACAACAGCCTGAGCGGAGAGGTCCCTGCCAGGATCACTCAGTCGAGGAAGCTGAGAGAGCTCATCCTGGCATTCAACAACTTCACCGGCGAGGTCCCCGGAGCGCTGGGGCTGGACACGACCCATGGGCTCGTTCGTGTCGACCTGACCGGCAACCGCTTCCACGGCGCGATTCCGCCGGGTCTCTGCACCGGCGGCCGGCTCGCCGTGCTTGTCGTTGGACACAACCAGTTCAGTGGGGGAATTCCCGGGGAGATAGCTGAATGTCAGTCCCTCTGGAGGGTCAGGCTCAACGACAACCGGTTCAGTGGTAGCTTGTTACTGCCTGAAGATATGGGCACGAACACAGGGTGGTCATTTGTGGACCTAAGTGGCAACCGTTTTGATGGGAGGATACCGAGTGTGCTCGGCTCATGGCGCAACCTCACCATGCTTGATCTGTCCGGCAACAGCTTCTCCGGCCCGATACCGCACGAGCTCGGAGCTCTAAGCATGATCGGGACTCTGCGATTGTCGTCGAACCGGCTCACCGGACCGATACCGCGACAGTTTAAGAACTGCAAGAGGCTCTTCCGTTTGGACCTTGGTGGTAACCTTCTGAATGGAAGCATACCTGCAGAGGTTGCAACACTTGATAGCCTGCAATATCTTCTGCTCAATGGGAACAAGCTcaccggaacaattccggactccttCACTGCAACACAGGGCCTACTTGAGCTGGACCTTGGTGGCAACTCTTTGGAAGGTGCCATCCCTCCTAGCTTAGGCAACCTTCAGTACATTTCCAGGAATCTGAACCTTAGCAACAACAGACTGAGTGGCCAGATCCCAAGTAGCCTTGGCAACCTTCGGAGCCTGGAGGTGCTCGACTTGTCGGCGAACTCGTTGTCCGGTCCGATTCCATCGCAGCTTTCCAACATGATCTCACTCTCTGCAGTGAATGTTTCTTTCAACGAGCTCTCTGGCCAGCTCCCTGCTGGCAACTGGGCTAAGCTCGCCGAAGAGTCCCCCGACGCTTTTCGCGGGAACGCGCATTTGTGCATACATCCTGGCAATGCACCTTGCTCAAGAGATCAGTCTCGGAAAACCCgaaggaggaacacacaagttaTCGTGGCATTGTTGCTGTCAACATTCACAGTCATGGTTGCTGCATTGTGTGCTATCCACTACATTGTGAAGAGGTCGAAGCACCTATCGGCGAAAAATGGCTCGGTACGCAACTTGGACTCAACAGAGGAGCTGCCAGAGGATCTGACCTATGAAGACATCCTCCGGGCCACCGACAACCTGAGCGAGAAGTACGTCATCGGCAAAGGCCGGCACGGCACGGTATACAAGACGCAGTTTGCGGTCGGAAAACAGTGGGCGGTCAAGACGGTCGATCTGTCACGGTGCGGATTCCCCATTGAGATGAAGATACTCAACACGGTGAGGCACCGCAACATCGTCAGGATGGCGGGGTACTGCATTCGACGCAATGTCGGCATGATACTCTACGAGTACATGCCGGAGGGGACGCTTTTCGAGTTGCTGCATGAGAGGACGCCCCAGGTGGCTCTGGACTGGACGGCCCGGCATCTCATCGCCCTCGGCGCCGCCGAAGGCCTCTCCTACCTTCACCATGACTGTGTGCCCATGATTGTCCACAGGGATGTCAAGTCGAGCAACATTTTGATGGATGCCGAGTTGGTGCCCAAGATTACGGACTTTGGGATGGGGAAAATCGTCGGCGATGAGGATGCGGATGCGACGGTGTCGGTCGTCGTTGGCACCCTCGGCTACATTGCTCCAG AGCAAGGCTACTCGACAAGGCTGACCGAGAAGAGCGACGTGTACAGCTACGGGGTGGTGCTTCTGGAGCTCCTGACCAGGAAGATGCCCGTTGATCCCGCGTTCGGGGACGGCGTCGACATTGTGACCTGGATGAGGTCCAACCTGACGTCGACGCAGGCGGACCATGGGAGCGTCATGAGCTGCCTGGAGGAGGAGATCACGTACTGGCCTGAGCATGAGCAGGCCAAGGCGCTGGACCTGTTGGACCTGGCCGTCTCGTGCACGCAGACGGCTTGCCAGTCGAGGCCGTCGATGAGGGAGGTGGTGAACATCTTGATGAGGATTGACGAGAGTATCATCATTTCAGAGCTTCACAAGTGA